Proteins encoded together in one Bacteroides zoogleoformans window:
- a CDS encoding hybrid sensor histidine kinase/response regulator, translating to MERSRNFYKTIRLGYILISVLIGCIAYNSFYEWQEIEALELDNKKIDEFRKEINNINIQMIKFSLFGETILEWNDKDIEHYHAQRMAMDSMLCRFKATYPAERIDSVRHLLEDKERQMCQIVQILEQQQAINDKITSQVPVIVQKSVQEQPKKSKRKGFLGIFGKKEEAKPTVTTTMHRSFNRNMRTEQQAQSRRLSVHADSLAARNAELNRQLQGLVVQIDGKVQTDLQKREAEITAMRERSFIQIGGLTGFVILLLVISYIIIHRNANRIKRYKQETADLIERLQQMAKRNEALITSRKKAVHTITHELRTPLTAITGYAGLIQKNFNADKTGMYIRNIQQSSDRMREMLNTLLSFFRLDDGKEQPNFSTCRISSIAHTLESEFMPIAINKGLALTVTNHTDAVVLTDKERILQIGNNLLSNAIKFTENGAVSLTMGYDNGMLKLIVKDTGSGMTEEEQQRVFGAFERLSNAAAKDGFGLGLSIVQRIVTMLGGTIQLKSEKGKGSRFTVEIPMQSAEELPERINKTQIHHNRTLHDIVAIDNDKVLLLMLKEMYAQEGIHCDTCTNAAELMEMIRRKEYSLLLTDLNMPDINGFELLELLRTSNVGNSRIIPIIVTTASGSCNREELLERGFSDCLLKPFSISELMEVSDKCAMKGKQNEKPDFSSLLSYGNESVMLDKLIAETEKEMQSVRDGEQRKDFQELDALTHHLRSSWEILRADQPLRELYKQLHGSAVPDYEALNNAVTAVLDKGSEIIRLAKEERRKYENG from the coding sequence ATGGAACGATCCAGGAATTTCTATAAGACAATACGGTTGGGGTATATACTTATCTCCGTTCTTATCGGATGTATAGCATATAATAGCTTCTATGAATGGCAGGAGATAGAAGCATTAGAACTTGACAATAAAAAAATAGACGAGTTCCGAAAAGAGATAAACAATATCAATATTCAAATGATAAAATTTTCTCTATTTGGTGAAACAATACTGGAATGGAACGATAAAGATATCGAACATTACCATGCACAGCGTATGGCAATGGATAGTATGCTCTGCCGTTTCAAAGCTACCTATCCGGCAGAGCGTATAGACAGCGTACGCCATCTTCTCGAAGATAAGGAACGGCAGATGTGCCAAATCGTTCAAATACTTGAACAACAACAAGCCATCAACGATAAGATAACCAGTCAAGTACCTGTAATCGTGCAGAAGAGTGTGCAGGAACAGCCCAAGAAGTCCAAGCGCAAAGGTTTCTTGGGCATCTTCGGCAAAAAGGAAGAAGCGAAACCAACTGTGACTACCACGATGCACCGTTCCTTTAACCGGAATATGAGAACCGAACAACAGGCGCAAAGCCGCCGCTTATCGGTTCATGCCGATAGCCTTGCCGCACGAAATGCGGAACTTAACAGGCAACTGCAAGGACTGGTTGTTCAAATAGACGGGAAAGTACAAACTGACCTACAAAAGCGGGAAGCCGAGATAACAGCCATGCGGGAACGGTCGTTCATTCAGATTGGGGGCTTGACAGGGTTCGTTATACTGCTACTGGTCATATCATATATCATCATACACCGAAATGCCAACCGCATCAAGCGATATAAACAGGAAACCGCAGATTTAATCGAGCGACTGCAACAAATGGCAAAGCGAAACGAGGCACTGATAACCTCCCGCAAGAAAGCCGTACATACCATTACCCATGAATTACGCACACCGCTGACTGCAATAACGGGCTATGCCGGACTGATACAAAAAAACTTCAATGCGGATAAAACCGGGATGTATATCCGAAATATTCAGCAATCCTCCGACCGTATGCGTGAAATGCTTAATACTCTTCTGAGTTTCTTCCGGCTGGACGACGGCAAGGAACAACCTAATTTCTCCACGTGTAGGATTTCATCAATAGCGCATACGCTCGAATCAGAGTTTATGCCAATTGCCATAAACAAGGGACTTGCTCTTACTGTGACGAATCACACGGATGCTGTTGTACTGACCGATAAGGAACGCATTCTACAAATTGGAAATAACCTGCTGTCAAACGCCATCAAGTTCACTGAGAACGGTGCCGTTTCTCTGACAATGGGGTATGATAACGGTATGCTGAAACTTATCGTCAAAGATACGGGTTCGGGTATGACCGAAGAGGAACAGCAACGTGTGTTCGGTGCGTTTGAACGTTTGTCAAACGCTGCCGCAAAGGACGGCTTCGGATTAGGTCTTTCCATTGTTCAGCGCATTGTGACAATGCTCGGCGGCACAATCCAGCTGAAGAGCGAGAAAGGCAAGGGCAGCCGTTTCACGGTGGAGATACCCATGCAGTCAGCCGAGGAATTGCCGGAACGGATAAATAAAACACAGATTCATCATAACCGAACACTCCATGATATTGTTGCCATCGACAATGACAAGGTACTTCTCCTAATGCTGAAAGAAATGTATGCACAAGAAGGGATACATTGCGATACCTGTACCAATGCGGCGGAACTGATGGAAATGATACGCCGGAAAGAATACAGTCTGCTTCTGACCGATTTGAATATGCCGGATATAAACGGCTTCGAGCTGTTGGAACTGCTACGCACCTCCAATGTGGGCAATTCAAGGATCATTCCGATTATTGTAACAACCGCTTCGGGCAGTTGCAACAGAGAGGAACTTTTAGAACGTGGATTTTCTGATTGCCTTCTCAAGCCGTTTTCCATATCGGAGCTGATGGAAGTTTCCGACAAGTGCGCCATGAAAGGTAAACAAAATGAAAAGCCTGATTTCTCCTCCCTACTGTCTTACGGCAATGAATCCGTCATGTTGGATAAACTGATAGCGGAAACCGAAAAGGAAATGCAGTCGGTCAGGGATGGGGAACAACGGAAAGACTTTCAAGAACTGGACGCCCTGACACACCACCTACGTAGTTCGTGGGAGATACTGCGTGCCGACCAACCATTAAGGGAACTTTATAAACAGCTTCATGGGAGTGCCGTTCCCGATTATGAAGCATTGAACAACGCCGTGACTGCCGTATTGGATAAGGGTTCGGAGATAATCCGGCTGGCAAAAGAAGAAAGGAGAAAATACGAAAATGGATAA